One window from the genome of Daphnia pulex isolate KAP4 chromosome 9, ASM2113471v1 encodes:
- the LOC124201748 gene encoding prolyl 4-hydroxylase subunit alpha-1-like isoform X2, which yields MVVPIYLSALILILQCHAACGEIFSSLADMEGLVSTEFELMKQLDNYIQEEEIRLKRLRGFLEEYENNHHEASEDVSKYLANPLNAYLLVKRLTSDWKKVEGVMTQNAGTAFMINITQHRGLLYFPSDEDLNGAAVALMRLQDTYKLDTHALANGDLLGKKYSRRLTAGDCWELGRQSYNNGDHYHTVLWMGEALNKWDDESNKTVTRNEILEYLAFSTFKQGNVKEALQLTNELLKIVPYHQRAIGNKKHYEDVLRQLGVIPEHGKTEHSDMGMSEPFNTANLKLKKPPGTFGISNDHWDKYEKLCRGEKLMDPKIEGHLRCRYVTNNEPYFFIQPLKMEEAFLKPLLVIYHDVIFDEEIETVKKLAHPRFKRTTVMNSATGKLETAKYRISKAAFLKNEEHHHVLKMSRRVGAITGLDMSTAEDLQVCNYGIGGHYEPHFDYARKNETIGFNKDSGWRNRIATWLFYMSDVEAGGATVFPALNVALWPQKGSAAFWYNLFPNGEGNELTRHAACPVLTGSKWVANKWIHEKNQELRRPCGLTVDAET from the exons ATGGTTGTTCCAATATACCTATCTGCACTCATCCTCATACTACAGTGCCATGCAGCTTGTGGTGAGATCTTTAGCTCGTTGGCAGACATGGAAGGCCTTGTTTCAACAGAATTCGAGCTGATGAAACAACTGGATAACTATATCCAGGAAGAGGAAATCCGTCTGAAGCGCTTAAGAGG ATTTCTGGAGGAGTATGAAAACAATCATCACGAAGCCAGCGAAGATGTCTCCAAGTACTTGGCAAATCCTCTGAACGCTTATTTACTAGTCAAGCGACTCACCTCTGATTGGAAGAAAGTAGAAGGTGTTATGACGCAAAATGCTGGCACCG CCTTTATGATCAACATCACTCAGCATCGGGGTTTGCTATACTTCCCATCTGATGAGGATTTGAATGGAGCAGCAGTAGCTCTTATGAGACTTCAGGACACCTATAAGCTGGATACCCACGCTCTGGCTAACGGGGATCTGTTGGGCAAGAAATACTCTCGCCGGCTAACTG CTGGAGATTGCTGGGAACTTGGTCGGCAGTCATACAACAACGGCGACCACTACCACACGGTTTTGTGGATGGGAGAGGCTTTGAACAAGTGGGACGACGAATCAAACAAAACTGTCACtcgaaatgaaattcttgAATATTTGGCCTTTTCTACTTTTAAACAAG GAAACGTCAAGGAAGCATTGCAGTTGACTAACGAACTGCTCAAGATTGTTCCGTACCATCAACGCGCAATCGGCAACAAGAAACATTATGAAGACGTCCTTCGTCAACTCGGAGTAATCCCAGAGCACGGAAAGACTGAGCA TAGTGACATGGGCATGAGTGAACCATTTAACACGGCAAATCTCAAGTTGAAAAAACCTCCTGGAACTTTTGGTATTTCAAATGATCACTGGGATAAATATGAGAAGCTCTGCAG AGGAGAGAAGTTGATGGATCCTAAAATTGAAGGTCATCTCCGATGCCGTTATGTAACCAATAACGAGCCctactttttcattcaacCGCTGAAGATGGAAGAAGCGTTCCTCAAACCCCTTCTTGTAATTTATCACGATGTTATCTTTGATGAAGAGATTGAAACCGTTAAGAAACTTGCTCATCCAAGG TTTAAAAGAACCACTGTTATGAACAGCGCAACGGGTAAACTCGAGACCGCCAAGTACCGTATATCTAAGGCggcatttttgaaaaacgaaGAACACCATCACGTGTTGAAG ATGTCTCGTCGAGTTGGTGCCATTACCGGACTTGACATGTCAACAGCTGAGGACCTCCAAGTTTGCAATTACGGCATTGGTGGTCATTATGAGCCTCATTTTGATTACGCCAGG aaaaatgaaaccattgGCTTCAATAAAGATTCAGGATGGCGTAATCGCATTGCCACTTGGTTATTCTAC ATGAGTGATGTCGAGGCTGGTGGTGCAACCGTCTTCCCAGCGCTCAACGTCGCTCTGTGGCCGCAGAAAGGTAGCGCTGCCTTTTGGTACAACTTGTTTCCAAATGGCGAGGGTAACGAATTGACTCGCCACGCTGCTTGCCCTGTACTTACTGGATCCAAATGGG TTGCCAATAAATGGATTCACGAGAAAAATCAAGAACTACGGCGTCCTTGCGGTTTAACAGTCGACGCCGAAACATAA
- the LOC124201748 gene encoding prolyl 4-hydroxylase subunit alpha-1-like isoform X3, giving the protein MVVPIYLSALILILQCHAACGEIFSSLADMEGLVSTEFELMKQLDNYIQEEEIRLKRLRGFLEEYENNHHEASEDVSKYLANPLNAYLLVKRLTSDWKKVEGVMTQNAGTAFMINITQHRGLLYFPSDEDLNGAAVALMRLQDTYKLDTHALANGDLLGKKYSRRLTAGDCWELGRQSYNNGDHYHTVLWMGEALNKWDDESNKTVTRNEILEYLAFSTFKQGNVKEALQLTNELLKIVPYHQRAIGNKKHYEDVLRQLGVIPEHGKTEHSSDMGMSEPFNTANLKLKKPPGTFGISNDHWDKYEKLCRGEKLMDPKIEGHLRCRYVTNNEPYFFIQPLKMEEAFLKPLLVIYHDVIFDEEIETVKKLAHPRFKRTTVMNSATGKLETAKYRISKAAFLKNEEHHHVLKMSRRVGAITGLDMSTAEDLQVCNYGIGGHYEPHFDYARKNETIGFNKDSGWRNRIATWLFYMSDVEAGGATVFPALNVALWPQKGSAAFWYNLFPNGEGNELTRHAACPVLTGSKWVANKWIHEKNQELRRPCGLTVDAET; this is encoded by the exons ATGGTTGTTCCAATATACCTATCTGCACTCATCCTCATACTACAGTGCCATGCAGCTTGTGGTGAGATCTTTAGCTCGTTGGCAGACATGGAAGGCCTTGTTTCAACAGAATTCGAGCTGATGAAACAACTGGATAACTATATCCAGGAAGAGGAAATCCGTCTGAAGCGCTTAAGAGG ATTTCTGGAGGAGTATGAAAACAATCATCACGAAGCCAGCGAAGATGTCTCCAAGTACTTGGCAAATCCTCTGAACGCTTATTTACTAGTCAAGCGACTCACCTCTGATTGGAAGAAAGTAGAAGGTGTTATGACGCAAAATGCTGGCACCG CCTTTATGATCAACATCACTCAGCATCGGGGTTTGCTATACTTCCCATCTGATGAGGATTTGAATGGAGCAGCAGTAGCTCTTATGAGACTTCAGGACACCTATAAGCTGGATACCCACGCTCTGGCTAACGGGGATCTGTTGGGCAAGAAATACTCTCGCCGGCTAACTG CTGGAGATTGCTGGGAACTTGGTCGGCAGTCATACAACAACGGCGACCACTACCACACGGTTTTGTGGATGGGAGAGGCTTTGAACAAGTGGGACGACGAATCAAACAAAACTGTCACtcgaaatgaaattcttgAATATTTGGCCTTTTCTACTTTTAAACAAG GAAACGTCAAGGAAGCATTGCAGTTGACTAACGAACTGCTCAAGATTGTTCCGTACCATCAACGCGCAATCGGCAACAAGAAACATTATGAAGACGTCCTTCGTCAACTCGGAGTAATCCCAGAGCACGGAAAGACTGAGCA TAGTAGTGACATGGGCATGAGTGAACCATTTAACACGGCAAATCTCAAGTTGAAAAAACCTCCTGGAACTTTTGGTATTTCAAATGATCACTGGGATAAATATGAGAAGCTCTGCAG AGGAGAGAAGTTGATGGATCCTAAAATTGAAGGTCATCTCCGATGCCGTTATGTAACCAATAACGAGCCctactttttcattcaacCGCTGAAGATGGAAGAAGCGTTCCTCAAACCCCTTCTTGTAATTTATCACGATGTTATCTTTGATGAAGAGATTGAAACCGTTAAGAAACTTGCTCATCCAAGG TTTAAAAGAACCACTGTTATGAACAGCGCAACGGGTAAACTCGAGACCGCCAAGTACCGTATATCTAAGGCggcatttttgaaaaacgaaGAACACCATCACGTGTTGAAG ATGTCTCGTCGAGTTGGTGCCATTACCGGACTTGACATGTCAACAGCTGAGGACCTCCAAGTTTGCAATTACGGCATTGGTGGTCATTATGAGCCTCATTTTGATTACGCCAGG aaaaatgaaaccattgGCTTCAATAAAGATTCAGGATGGCGTAATCGCATTGCCACTTGGTTATTCTAC ATGAGTGATGTCGAGGCTGGTGGTGCAACCGTCTTCCCAGCGCTCAACGTCGCTCTGTGGCCGCAGAAAGGTAGCGCTGCCTTTTGGTACAACTTGTTTCCAAATGGCGAGGGTAACGAATTGACTCGCCACGCTGCTTGCCCTGTACTTACTGGATCCAAATGGG TTGCCAATAAATGGATTCACGAGAAAAATCAAGAACTACGGCGTCCTTGCGGTTTAACAGTCGACGCCGAAACATAA
- the LOC124201748 gene encoding prolyl 4-hydroxylase subunit alpha-1-like isoform X1, whose product MVVPIYLSALILILQCHAACGEIFSSLADMEGLVSTEFELMKQLDNYIQEEEIRLKRLRGFLEEYENNHHEASEDVSKYLANPLNAYLLVKRLTSDWKKVEGVMTQNAGTAFMINITQHRGLLYFPSDEDLNGAAVALMRLQDTYKLDTHALANGDLLGKKYSRRLTAGDCWELGRQSYNNGDHYHTVLWMGEALNKWDDESNKTVTRNEILEYLAFSTFKQGNVKEALQLTNELLKIVPYHQRAIGNKKHYEDVLRQLGVIPEHGKTEHSSSDMGMSEPFNTANLKLKKPPGTFGISNDHWDKYEKLCRGEKLMDPKIEGHLRCRYVTNNEPYFFIQPLKMEEAFLKPLLVIYHDVIFDEEIETVKKLAHPRFKRTTVMNSATGKLETAKYRISKAAFLKNEEHHHVLKMSRRVGAITGLDMSTAEDLQVCNYGIGGHYEPHFDYARKNETIGFNKDSGWRNRIATWLFYMSDVEAGGATVFPALNVALWPQKGSAAFWYNLFPNGEGNELTRHAACPVLTGSKWVANKWIHEKNQELRRPCGLTVDAET is encoded by the exons ATGGTTGTTCCAATATACCTATCTGCACTCATCCTCATACTACAGTGCCATGCAGCTTGTGGTGAGATCTTTAGCTCGTTGGCAGACATGGAAGGCCTTGTTTCAACAGAATTCGAGCTGATGAAACAACTGGATAACTATATCCAGGAAGAGGAAATCCGTCTGAAGCGCTTAAGAGG ATTTCTGGAGGAGTATGAAAACAATCATCACGAAGCCAGCGAAGATGTCTCCAAGTACTTGGCAAATCCTCTGAACGCTTATTTACTAGTCAAGCGACTCACCTCTGATTGGAAGAAAGTAGAAGGTGTTATGACGCAAAATGCTGGCACCG CCTTTATGATCAACATCACTCAGCATCGGGGTTTGCTATACTTCCCATCTGATGAGGATTTGAATGGAGCAGCAGTAGCTCTTATGAGACTTCAGGACACCTATAAGCTGGATACCCACGCTCTGGCTAACGGGGATCTGTTGGGCAAGAAATACTCTCGCCGGCTAACTG CTGGAGATTGCTGGGAACTTGGTCGGCAGTCATACAACAACGGCGACCACTACCACACGGTTTTGTGGATGGGAGAGGCTTTGAACAAGTGGGACGACGAATCAAACAAAACTGTCACtcgaaatgaaattcttgAATATTTGGCCTTTTCTACTTTTAAACAAG GAAACGTCAAGGAAGCATTGCAGTTGACTAACGAACTGCTCAAGATTGTTCCGTACCATCAACGCGCAATCGGCAACAAGAAACATTATGAAGACGTCCTTCGTCAACTCGGAGTAATCCCAGAGCACGGAAAGACTGAGCA tAGTAGTAGTGACATGGGCATGAGTGAACCATTTAACACGGCAAATCTCAAGTTGAAAAAACCTCCTGGAACTTTTGGTATTTCAAATGATCACTGGGATAAATATGAGAAGCTCTGCAG AGGAGAGAAGTTGATGGATCCTAAAATTGAAGGTCATCTCCGATGCCGTTATGTAACCAATAACGAGCCctactttttcattcaacCGCTGAAGATGGAAGAAGCGTTCCTCAAACCCCTTCTTGTAATTTATCACGATGTTATCTTTGATGAAGAGATTGAAACCGTTAAGAAACTTGCTCATCCAAGG TTTAAAAGAACCACTGTTATGAACAGCGCAACGGGTAAACTCGAGACCGCCAAGTACCGTATATCTAAGGCggcatttttgaaaaacgaaGAACACCATCACGTGTTGAAG ATGTCTCGTCGAGTTGGTGCCATTACCGGACTTGACATGTCAACAGCTGAGGACCTCCAAGTTTGCAATTACGGCATTGGTGGTCATTATGAGCCTCATTTTGATTACGCCAGG aaaaatgaaaccattgGCTTCAATAAAGATTCAGGATGGCGTAATCGCATTGCCACTTGGTTATTCTAC ATGAGTGATGTCGAGGCTGGTGGTGCAACCGTCTTCCCAGCGCTCAACGTCGCTCTGTGGCCGCAGAAAGGTAGCGCTGCCTTTTGGTACAACTTGTTTCCAAATGGCGAGGGTAACGAATTGACTCGCCACGCTGCTTGCCCTGTACTTACTGGATCCAAATGGG TTGCCAATAAATGGATTCACGAGAAAAATCAAGAACTACGGCGTCCTTGCGGTTTAACAGTCGACGCCGAAACATAA
- the LOC124201754 gene encoding prolyl 4-hydroxylase subunit alpha-1-like: MEMEIIIVRMFAFFLLLQSHTVSSELFTALADMESLVSTESELVRHLDNYIQDEEIRLKQLRSFLEEYETMHQEASADVSKFLASPVNAYLLVKRLTSDWKKVERVISRNAGSVYIKNITQHRTSLRFPSEEDLNGAAVALMRLQDTYKLDTHALAEGKVLGKKSSRQLTADDCWELGRQSYNNGDHYHTVLWMAEALNKFEDESNKTVTRQDILGYLAFSTYKQGNVKEALHLTRELLKMVPYHQQALDNIKHYEKLLFQQGVSDEKASNMEERFNTTKLKLNKSIGTFGLRRDHWDNYEKLCRGEKLLDPKVEGRLRCRYVTNNVPFFFIQPVKMEEALLKPLLVIYHGVIFDAEIDVVKKLAQPRFKRTGVTDRDTGRSMPVQYRIAKAAFLKDSEHNLILKMSRRVGDITGLDMDASEDLQVCNYGIGGHYVPHFDYARQGEIHGPRDLDWGNRIATWLFYMSDVEAGGATVFPAVGAALWPQKGSAAFWYNLRPNGNGDEDTLHAGCPVLTGSKWVSNKWIHERSQEFRRPCDLQFNA; encoded by the exons ATGGAAATGGAGATAATTATCGTACGGATGTTCGCCTTCTTCCTACTCTTGCAATCGCACACTGTTTCTTCCGAGCTGTTTACAGCGCTGGCCGATATGGAGAGCCTGGTGTCGACAGAGTCGGAACTTGTGAGACACCTTGATAATTACATTCAAGATGAAGAGATCAGATTGAAGCAATTAAGAAG TTTTCTAGAGGAATACGAAACAATGCACCAGGAAGCCAGTGCGGACGTGTCAAAGTTTTTGGCCAGTCCGGTGAATGCGTATTTACTTGTCAAGCGTCTTACCTCCGATTGGAAGAAAGTTGAACGAGTCATTTCTCGGAACGCTGGTTCTG TCTATATTAAGAATATCACTCAGCACCGGACCTCGTTACGTTTCCCATCTGAGGAGGACTTGAATGGGGCAGCCGTTGCTCTTATGCGACTCCAAGATACTTATAAACTAGACACTCACGCCCTGGCCGAAGGCAAAGTTTTGGGCAAGAAGAGCTCTCGTCAACtgacag CTGATGATTGCTGGGAACTGGGTCGGCAGTCGTACAACAACGGTGACCACTACCACACGGTTCTCTGGATGGCAGAAGCTTTGAACAAATTTGAAGACGAATCAAACAAAACTGTCACCCGCCAAGATATCCTCGGATATTTGGCCTTTTCGACGTACAAACAAG GTAATGTGAAAGAGGCCCTCCACTTAACTCGAGAGCTCCTCAAGATGGTCCCCTATCATCAGCAAGCACTTGACAACATCAAACACTACGAAAAACTCCTTTTTCAACAGGGAGTGTCTGATGAGAA gGCCAGCAACATGGAGGAGCGATTCAATActactaaattaaaattgaacaaaTCAATTGGAACCTTTGGATTGCGGAGAGATCACTGGGATAATTATGAAAAACTATGCAG AGGGGAAAAGTTGTTGGATCCCAAAGTCGAAGGCCGTCTCCGATGTCGTTACGTCACCAATAACGTGCCGTTCTTCTTCATTCAACCCGTTAAGATGGAGGAAGCCTTGCTCAAACCACTTCTTGTCATTTACCACGGTGTTATCTTTGATGCCGAGATTGACGTCGTCAAAAAGCTGGCTCAGCCAAGA TTCAAGAGAACCGGTGTTACAGACAGAGACACGGGTAGAAGTATGCCAGTCCAGTATCGTATTGCCAAAGCGGCCTTTTTGAAAGACAGTGAGCACAATCTCATACTAAAG atGTCTAGACGAGTTGGTGATATTACTGGACTGGACATGGACGCCTCTGAGGATTTGCAGGTTTGCAATTACGGAATCGGTGGACACTATGTGCCCCATTTTGATTACGCCAGG CAAGGGGAAATTCACGGTCCCAGAGATTTGGACTGGGGCAATCGCATTGCTACTTGGCTATTCTac ATGAGCGATGTTGAGGCTGGTGGTGCGACTGTCTTTCCGGCTGTTGGCGCAGCTCTTTGGCCACAGAAAGGAAGTGCTGCCTTTTGGTACAATTTGCGTCCAAATGGAAACGGTGACGAAGACACCCTCCACGCAGGTTGCCCCGTCCTTACTGGATCAAAATGGG tATCCAACAAATGGATTCACGAGAGAAGTCAAGAATTTCGTCGTCCTTGTGATTTGCAATTTAATGCATGA
- the LOC124201746 gene encoding neutral ceramidase-like yields the protein MGRRVGKTMELLFRLVVLSSLVCHVCFAEPSVYQVGAGIADVTGPAADINMMGYANPAQLSAGIHTRQYSRAFIVDDGSQRVVFISVDCALMDQVIKTEVSRRLETKFEGVYTAKNVVISGTHTHSGPGGYLQYVLFLVTSKGWVQQSYDALVQGIVQSVERAHDNMIPANIYYASDILIDANINRSPASYLNNPSWERAKYTYNTDKDMVQLKFVSTADGKPIGVINWYAVHCTSMNNTNPYISSDNKGYAGLLFEAEINGPDIMPGKGPFVAAFASTNLGDVSPNTMGAKCIDTGLPCDFVSSSCNNRTQLCIAFGPGKDMVESTQIIGDRQFQKAWNMYDVANTELEALEGPVQFAHQFVDMPNYNVEVQDPVNGPTTVKLCKPAMGYSFAAGTTDGPGAFDFTQGVTSPNDFWNLVGSALVEPSEEVKQCQSPKPVLLSTGEISWPYAWHPDIVETQILRIGQFLIAAVPGEFTTMAGRRLRDALNSEAINNGGPSSVKTVIAGLSNGYTHYITTFEEYQIQRYEGASTIYGPHTHSAYLDQYRKLTRSIFKSEPVDDGPTPPFLLDEQISLVPGVVFDRPAFERKFGDCLVQPYPFVRPNETVTATFVAGHPRNNLMLGNTFMTVEAKQSDNSWKVIRTDAHFDTFFFWERTSAVGQSEAHLRWIVPADTPEGEYRISHFGHYKNIDASVVPYYGTTQSFSVGA from the exons ATGGGGAGACGTGTCGGGAAAACCATGGAGCTACTTTTTCGCTTGGTCGTGCTGTCATCATTAGTTTGCCATGTATGTTTTGCTGAACCGTCTGTTTACCAAGTTGGCGCCGGAATTGCTGATGTCACGGGACCTGCGGCTGACATCAACATG ATGGGTTACGCAAATCCGGCTCAACTGTCTGCCGGAATTCACACTCGCCAGTACTCCCGAGCTTTCATAGTCGACGATGGATCCCAACGTGTCGTCTTTATCAGCGTGGATTGCGCGTTGATGGACCAAGTCATCAAAACCGAG GTCTCAAGGAGACTGGAGACAAAGTTCGAAGGCGTGTACACGGCCAAGAACGTGGTTATCAGTGGAACGCACACGCACTCGGGACCGGGCGGCTATCTTCAATATGTTCTCTTCCTCGTTACCAGCAAAGGATGGGTCCAGCAATCATACGATGCTTTGGTCCAAGGAATTGtacag AGCGTCGAACGAGCTCACGACAACATGATTCCAGCAAACATCTATTACGCAAGCGATATTTTAATCGACGCCAACATCAATCGAAGCCCTGCCTCTTATTTGAACAATCCATCATGGGAAAGAGCCAA GTACACGTACAACACGGACAAGGATATGGTCCAGCTGAAATTCGTTTCGACAGCAGATGGCAAACCGATCGGCGTTATCAACTGGTACGCCGTTCATTGCACCAGCATGAATAACACCAACCCGTACATTTCGTCGGACAACAAAGGCTATGCTGGGTTATTATTCGAGGCGGAAATCAACGGACCTGACATCATGCCAGGCAAA GGTCCGTTTGTAGCGGCTTTCGCCAGTACCAATCTTGGGGATGTGTCGCCCAACACGATGGGAGCCAAGTGCATCGATACAGGACTCCCGTGTGATTTCGTGAGCTCTTCGTGCAACAACCGAACGCAGCTATGCATCGCTTTCGGACCCGGAAAAGACATGGTTGAAAGCACCCAAATTATCGGAGATAGGCAATTTCAAAAAGCTTGG AACATGTATGATGTAGCCAACACGGAGCTAGAAGCCCTGGAAGGTCCCGTTCAGTTCGCCCATCAATTTGTTGACATGCCCAATTACAACGTTGAGGTCCAAGATCCCGTCAATGGGCCAACGACG GTGAAACTGTGCAAGCCGGCCATGGGCTACAGCTTCGCAGCTGGAACCACTGACGGACCTGGTGCCTTCGATTTCACACAGGGAGTGACTTCTCCCAACGACTTTTGGAATCTTGTGG GTTCTGCGTTGGTTGAACCGAGCGAAGAAGTGAAGCAATGCCAATCACCCAAACCCGTTTTACTTTCAACTGGAgag ATTTCCTGGCCATACGCCTGGCATCCTGATATCGTGGAAACACAAATCTTGCGCATCGGGCAGTTCCTGATTGCGGCCGTTCCGGGTGAATTCACGACAATGGCCGGAAGACGCCTCCGCGACGCACTAAATTCCGAAGCCATTAATAACGGCGGGCCATCTAGCGTTAAGACAGTTATTGCCGGACTCTCTAACGGCTACACTCATTACATCACCACGTTTGAAGAATATCAG ATTCAACGATACGAAGGTGCCTCGACCATTTATGGACCGCATACTCATTCCGCTTACCTGGATCAGTACAGGAAATTAACAAGAAGCATCTTCAAG AGTGAACCCGTAGACGATGGGCCGACTCCGCCGTTTTTGCTGGACGAGCAGATTTCCCTGGTACCTGGCGTCGTTTTCGATAGGCCGGCCTTCGAGCGCAAGTTCGGTGACTGTCTTGTTCAACCGTATCCGTTCGTGCGACCCAACGAGACTGTGACTGCGACATTC GTGGCCGGCCACCCGCGTAACAATCTGATGTTGGGAAATACTTTCATGACTGTGGAAGCCAAGCAATCCGATAATAGCTGGAAAGTCATCCGAACGGACGCTCATTTCGATACATT tttcttttggGAAAGAACGTCAGCTGTTGGGCAGAGTGAGGCGCATTTGCGCTGGATCGTGCCAGCTGACACTCCGGAAGGCGAATATCGCATTTCACACTTTGGCCATTACAAAAATATCGACGCAAGTGTTGTTCCATACTACGGCACCACCCAATCTTTTAGC GTTGGAGCTTAA
- the LOC124201751 gene encoding prolyl 4-hydroxylase subunit alpha-1-like, which yields MQITTLIPAALILLVTQSKTAFGDVFTAMADMEGLIATEFELVKHLDTYIQEEEKRMKQLRGILEEYESMYQEAIADVPKYLANPVNAYLLVKRLTSDWKKVEGVISKNAGSAYIQNITQHRSLLRFPNEEDLNGAAVALMRLQDTYKLDTHALAEGKLLGGKKYSRHLTAGDCWELGRQSYNNGDHYHTVLWMAEALNKFEDESNKTVAREDILDYLAFSTYKQGNLKEALQMTNELLKIVPYHQRALGNKRHYEKLLRQLGVTERRGETGDEDNIDMSEPFDTAKLKLTKPPGTTEHWDVYEQLCRGEKLMDPKLEGRLRCRYVTNNVPYFFIQPIKMEEALLKPRIVVYHDIISDEEIETIKRLAQPRFERATVQKKESGAREVSRYRIAKSAWLKHEEHDYVSDINFRVGDITGLDMATSEDLQVCNYGIGGHYEPHYDYARKGEVQQDFGWGGRIATWLFYMSDVEAGGATVFPKLNLSLWPQKGSAAFWFNLYPSGEGNEMTQHAGCPVLTGSKWVANYWIHERGQEFRRPCGPKSDFEM from the exons ATGCAAATTACTACCTTGATACCTGCTGCTCTAATTCTACTGGTCACGCAATCAAAAACAGCTTTCGGGGATGTTTTCACAGCCATGGCAGACATGGAGGGTCTGATAGCTACCGAGTTCGAGCTAGTCAAACACCTTGACACTTACATCCAGGAAGAGGAGAAAAGGATGAAACAACTGCGAgg AATTCTCGAAGAGTACGAGAGCATGTACCAGGAAGCCATCGCAGATGTGCCGAAATACTTGGCCAACCCAGTCAATGCATATTTACTTGTTAAGCGACTCACATCTGACTGGAAGAAAGTAGAAGGAGTCATCAGCAAAAATGCTGGTTCTG CCTATATTCAAAACATCACTCAGCACCGCAGTTTACTGCGTTTCCCTAACGAAGAAGACTTAAATGGAGCAGCAGTCGCACTGATGAGACTTCAAGACACTTATAAACTAGATACGCACGCTTTAGCAGAAGGAAAGCTTTTAGGAGGGAAAAAGTATTCTCGTCATCTCACTG CTGGCGATTGTTGGGAACTGGGTCGACAGTCGTACAACAACGGCGATCACTACCACACGGTTCTGTGGATGGCAGAAGCTTTAAACAAATTCGAAgacgaatcaaataaaactgtTGCGCGGGAAGACATTTTAGATTATTTGGCCTTTTCTACATATAAACAAG GGAACTTGAAAGAAGCTTTACAAATGACTAACGAGCTGCTCAAGATAGTTCCCTACCATCAGCGTGCACTTGGGAACAAAAGGCATTATGAGAAACTGCTTCGTCAACTCGGAGTAACTGAGCGACGTGGAGAAACTGGAGA cgAGGATAACATAGACATGAGCGAACCATTTGACACAGCCAAACTAAAGTTGACGAAACCCCCCGGAACTACAGAACATTGGGATGTGTACGAACAGCTTTGCAG AGGTGAAAAGTTGATGGATCCCAAACTAGAAGGCCGTCTACGATGCCGTTACGTAACCAACAATGTTCCCTACTTTTTCATTCAGCCCATCAAAATGGAGGAGGCATTACTGAAACCGAGGATAGTCGTTTATCATGACATTATTTCCGATGAAGAGATTGAAACCATCAAGAGGCTAGCCCAACCAAGA TTTGAACGTGCAACTGTTCAGAAGAAAGAGAGTGGCGCACGTGAAGTTTCTCGCTATCGAATTGCAAAATCTGCCTGGCTGAAACATGAAGAACACGATTACGTTTCTGAC ATTAATTTTCGCGTTGGTGATATTACCGGACTCGACATGGCCACATCCGAAGATCTCCAAGTTTGCAATTACGGCATTGGTGGTCATTACGAGCCTCACTACGACTATGCCAGG AAAGGAGAAGTTCAACAAGATTTTGGATGGGGCGGTCGTATCGCCACTTGGCTGTTCTAC ATGAGTGACGTTGAGGCCGGCGGCGCCACCGTTTTCCCGAAACTAAACCTTTCTCTGTGGCCGCAGAAAGGAAGTGCTGCATTTTGGTTCAATTTATATCCGAGTGGCGAAGGAAACGAAATGACTCAACATGCGGGCTGCCCCGTTCTTACAGGATCCAAATGGG tGGCCAATTATTGGATTCATGAACGAGGCCAAGAATTCCGTCGTCCTTGTGGCCCAAAATCGGATTTCGAAATGTAG